A stretch of DNA from Erwinia aphidicola:
TTCATGATGAGCTGAATTAACCGCGCTTCCATGCTGGCCTCAACGCGGCTGATGGGGGCAATGCTTTCCCATTCGTCGCGGAGTTTCCAACTCTGCACGGTTGGCGTTTTGATGCTGAGCGTCTCCGCTATCTGGCGCACAGAGAAGCCCTGCCAGTAAAGCAGAGCGGCCTGACGGCGCGGATCGCTGATGATGGTGCCGGGTGTCGTATTCATGGCACCAAGGCTACCGGGGCAAAAAATGGCGCGCCCGTTGTCCCTGCTTGCTGATAAGCCAGCAAGCCGGGTTTCGTTGAGTGGTGTTGTGTTCGTGGTGAAACTGACCGTGACCTGAACCAACCCACTACCGGAGCCTGATTAATGGCAACTAAAGCAAAGCGCTTTCGCATCGCAGTTGAGGGCGCAACAACAGACGGGCGCGTGATTTCCCGCGACTGGATCTCGCAGATGGCGAAAAACTACAGCCCTGTTGTGTACGGTGCGCGCATCAACATGGAACACATTCGCGGCTATGCGGCTGACAGTTCGTTTCGTCGCTTTGGCGATGTGACCGCAGTCGAAGCTGAAGAAATCGCCGACGGCCTGCTAAAAGGCAAGCTCGCGCTGTATGGCTACATCGACCCGACCGACGAACTGATCGCGATGACCAAAGCGCGTCAGAAAATCTATACCTCAATCGAAGTTAACCCTGAATTCGCCGACACCGGCGAGGCGTACCTCGTCGGCCTGGCCGTCACCGATGACCCGGCGAGCCTTGGCACGGAATACCTGAGCTTCAGCGCGACGGCAAAAGCTAACCCGCTGGCGGCTCGCAAGCAGGACAAAAACAACCTGTTTACCGCCGCTGAGGAAACGCTGATCGAATTCTTCGAAGAGGCCGACCCCGGTCCGTCACTGCGTGACCGCATCGCCGCGCTGTTCTCCGCGAAAAAGAAAGCGGATGACGTACAGAGCGCTGACGTTCACGCCGCCGTGACGCTGGTTGCCGAGCAGCTGACCGCCAGCGAGCAGGAGTCCGCTGAGGCTTTATCCGCGCTTGAGAAAAAAATCTCTGACCGCCTGGATGCGCTGGAACTGGAAACCACCACCGGG
This window harbors:
- a CDS encoding GPO family capsid scaffolding protein, with product MATKAKRFRIAVEGATTDGRVISRDWISQMAKNYSPVVYGARINMEHIRGYAADSSFRRFGDVTAVEAEEIADGLLKGKLALYGYIDPTDELIAMTKARQKIYTSIEVNPEFADTGEAYLVGLAVTDDPASLGTEYLSFSATAKANPLAARKQDKNNLFTAAEETLIEFFEEADPGPSLRDRIAALFSAKKKADDVQSADVHAAVTLVAEQLTASEQESAEALSALEKKISDRLDALELETTTGRAELESLTSTLSKTDGNFHKRPRADGGDKTSVQTDC